From a single Alloactinosynnema sp. L-07 genomic region:
- a CDS encoding VOC family protein, which yields MATRLINLVVACLDPVALARFWGDLLGWHVSFADDEEIDLQAPAGDGWRIDLAFLPVPEPKVVKNRLHLDLSSTSLPDRDRIVSRARDLGARPVDIGQGETPWVVLADPEGNEFCVLEPRDEYRDTGAVAAIVMDVREPSAQAAFWSAATGWPVVRDTADFASLRAADSLGPWLELLRVDGPKVVKNRLHFDVAGSTGGSQAAEVDRLLAGGARPHEEMVGFPWRVLFDPEGNEFCVLSSR from the coding sequence GTGGCCACGCGATTGATCAATCTGGTGGTGGCCTGCCTCGATCCGGTCGCCCTGGCCCGGTTCTGGGGTGATCTCCTCGGCTGGCACGTCAGTTTCGCTGACGACGAGGAGATCGACCTCCAGGCGCCCGCTGGGGATGGTTGGCGGATCGACCTGGCGTTCCTCCCGGTTCCTGAGCCCAAGGTGGTGAAGAACCGGCTGCACCTCGACCTGTCGTCGACCTCGCTTCCGGATCGTGACCGCATCGTGTCCCGCGCGCGCGACCTCGGCGCTCGCCCGGTCGACATCGGCCAAGGTGAGACGCCGTGGGTCGTCCTCGCCGATCCGGAGGGGAACGAGTTCTGCGTCCTCGAACCCCGCGACGAGTACCGGGACACCGGCGCGGTCGCGGCCATCGTGATGGACGTCCGCGAACCGAGCGCCCAGGCCGCCTTCTGGTCGGCGGCCACCGGGTGGCCGGTGGTGCGCGACACCGCGGACTTCGCCTCGTTGCGGGCGGCCGACAGCCTCGGGCCCTGGCTGGAACTCCTGCGCGTCGACGGGCCTAAGGTGGTGAAGAATCGGTTGCACTTCGACGTGGCGGGGTCGACCGGTGGCAGCCAGGCCGCGGAGGTGGACCGCCTTCTCGCCGGTGGTGCCCGGCCGCACGAGGAGATGGTCGGCTTTCCGTGGCGGGTGCTGTTCGACCCCGAAGGCAACGAGTTCTGCGTCCTCAGCTCCCGTTGA
- a CDS encoding Hsp70 family protein, translated as MNVLSVDLGTSNTVAVLSAHGRAPRVVEVDGSATMPSAVFAGEDGVLVVGREAERRARLDPSRFEPNPKRRVDEGTLLLGTVVIPVTDALAAVLRRVGDEVSRQLGGRKPDEVRLTHPAQWGPVRRNVLLSAARQAGLGSNLVLVPEPVAAAAHFASFGHTLGPGQALAVYDLGAGTFDVAIVAATQNGFAVLAENGLQDLGGMDVDQTVLEHVGRQVSHRDPGGWQRLLRPESMADRRARRALLEDVKGAKEALSRHPQTEVPMPEPFDDVLVTRAELEALIRPSMLRSVELLAGTIRATGLTPDRLVGIYLVGGSSRIPLVATLIAEQLRIVPTSLDQPETAVALGAHHVSSEGISMRTANVNPQSGGFPAQPAPPRTGGFPAQTPAFPQQTAAFPMHGNFPTLPRPQAAAQAPNKRKSLLAISAAVVVVLAAVGGFLVFKPAGVPSAESCATKGTADDKGFTECLRQLAGSVPDKNSCERASDGIDVTCALPESYQVSYAHVGSVDAAREVWDQELGQLSDGEHVVADWRGNGLDGRLRAGVKGDTGVLVFTVKDRPLVGTLTAKGDGLSPDKLADFFAANVQPGT; from the coding sequence GTGAACGTCCTGTCGGTCGACCTGGGCACCTCGAACACCGTCGCGGTGCTGTCGGCCCACGGCCGCGCGCCGCGGGTGGTCGAGGTGGACGGATCCGCCACGATGCCGTCGGCGGTGTTCGCGGGCGAGGACGGCGTACTGGTGGTGGGCCGCGAGGCCGAGCGCCGGGCCCGGCTGGACCCGTCCCGGTTCGAGCCCAACCCCAAGCGCCGCGTCGATGAGGGCACGCTGCTGCTGGGCACCGTCGTCATCCCGGTCACCGACGCCTTGGCCGCGGTCTTGCGCCGGGTCGGTGACGAGGTCTCCCGCCAGCTCGGCGGTCGCAAGCCCGATGAGGTCCGGCTGACCCACCCCGCGCAGTGGGGTCCGGTCCGGCGCAACGTGTTGCTGTCGGCCGCGCGTCAGGCGGGTCTCGGCTCCAACCTGGTGCTGGTGCCTGAGCCGGTCGCCGCCGCCGCGCACTTCGCGTCCTTCGGCCACACCTTGGGCCCTGGTCAGGCGCTGGCTGTCTACGACCTCGGCGCGGGCACGTTCGACGTGGCGATCGTGGCGGCCACCCAGAATGGGTTCGCCGTCCTCGCCGAGAACGGCCTGCAGGACCTCGGCGGAATGGACGTCGACCAGACCGTCCTCGAACACGTCGGCCGCCAGGTGTCGCACCGCGACCCGGGTGGCTGGCAGCGGCTGCTCCGCCCGGAGTCCATGGCCGACCGACGCGCGCGCCGGGCGCTGCTGGAGGACGTCAAAGGCGCCAAGGAGGCGCTCTCGCGGCACCCGCAGACCGAGGTGCCGATGCCGGAGCCGTTCGACGACGTGCTGGTCACCCGCGCCGAGCTGGAGGCGCTGATCCGGCCGAGCATGCTGCGCAGCGTAGAGCTGCTCGCGGGCACCATCCGGGCGACGGGCCTGACGCCGGATCGTCTGGTCGGGATCTACCTGGTCGGCGGGTCCAGCCGGATCCCGCTGGTGGCGACCCTGATCGCCGAGCAGCTGCGGATCGTGCCCACGAGCCTGGACCAGCCCGAGACGGCGGTCGCGCTCGGCGCGCATCACGTCTCCAGCGAGGGCATCAGCATGCGCACGGCCAACGTCAACCCGCAGAGCGGCGGCTTCCCTGCCCAGCCCGCGCCGCCGCGGACCGGCGGATTCCCCGCTCAGACGCCTGCTTTCCCGCAGCAGACCGCCGCTTTCCCGATGCACGGCAACTTCCCTACGCTCCCGCGCCCGCAGGCCGCCGCGCAGGCGCCGAACAAGCGGAAGTCGCTGCTGGCGATCAGCGCGGCCGTGGTGGTCGTGCTCGCGGCCGTAGGCGGATTCCTCGTGTTCAAGCCCGCCGGTGTGCCCAGCGCGGAGAGCTGCGCGACGAAGGGCACCGCGGACGACAAGGGCTTCACCGAGTGCCTGCGGCAGCTCGCGGGCAGTGTCCCGGACAAGAACTCGTGCGAGCGCGCGTCCGACGGGATCGACGTGACGTGCGCGCTGCCCGAGTCCTACCAGGTCAGCTACGCCCACGTCGGGTCCGTGGACGCCGCCCGCGAGGTGTGGGACCAGGAGCTGGGCCAGCTGTCCGACGGGGAGCACGTCGTGGCCGACTGGCGGGGCAATGGGCTCGACGGCAGGCTGCGCGCGGGGGTCAAGGGCGACACCGGGGTGCTGGTGTTCACGGTCAAGGACCGGCCGCTGGTCGGCACCCTCACAGCCAAGGGCGACGGCCTGAGCCCGGACAAGCTGGCGGACTTCTTCGCCGCCAACGTCCAGCCGGGGACGTAG
- the recA gene encoding recombinase RecA, producing the protein MAPAPDRDKALELALAQIDKNFGKGSVMRLGDEGRAPIAVIPTGSIALDVALGIGGLPRGRVVEIYGPESSGKTTVALHAVANAQRAGGIAAFIDAEHALDPEYAKNLGVDTDALLVSQPDTGEQALEIADMLIRSGALDILVIDSVAALVPRAEIEGEMGDSHVGLQARLMSQALRKMTGAMSNSGTTAIFINQLREKIGVMFGSPETTTGGKALKFYASIRLDVRRIETLKDGGEPVGNRTRVKVVKNKVAPPFKQAEFDILYGKGVSREGSLIDMGVEHGILRKSGAWYTYEGDQLGQGKENARKFLLENPDVANEIEKRIKDKLGIGAKLDADETAPAPVEF; encoded by the coding sequence ATGGCACCAGCACCCGATCGGGATAAGGCGCTAGAGCTTGCCCTTGCCCAGATCGACAAGAACTTCGGCAAGGGCTCGGTGATGCGCCTCGGTGACGAGGGCCGGGCCCCGATCGCGGTCATCCCGACCGGCTCCATCGCCCTGGACGTGGCGCTGGGGATCGGCGGTCTGCCGCGGGGCCGAGTGGTCGAGATCTACGGCCCGGAGTCCTCGGGTAAGACGACTGTCGCCCTGCACGCGGTGGCCAACGCCCAGCGCGCGGGCGGCATCGCCGCCTTCATCGACGCCGAGCACGCGCTCGACCCGGAGTACGCCAAGAACCTGGGCGTCGACACCGACGCCCTGCTGGTCTCCCAGCCCGACACCGGTGAGCAGGCGCTGGAGATCGCGGACATGCTGATCCGCTCCGGCGCGCTCGACATCCTGGTGATCGACTCCGTGGCGGCGCTGGTCCCGCGCGCGGAGATCGAGGGCGAGATGGGCGATAGCCACGTTGGCCTCCAGGCCCGCCTGATGAGCCAGGCGCTGCGCAAGATGACCGGCGCGATGAGCAACTCCGGCACCACGGCGATCTTCATCAACCAGCTCCGGGAAAAAATCGGAGTAATGTTCGGATCTCCCGAGACGACGACCGGTGGCAAGGCGCTGAAGTTCTACGCGTCGATCCGCCTGGACGTGCGCCGGATCGAGACCCTCAAGGACGGCGGCGAGCCGGTCGGCAACCGCACCAGGGTCAAGGTCGTGAAGAACAAGGTGGCCCCGCCGTTCAAGCAGGCCGAGTTCGACATCCTCTACGGCAAGGGTGTCAGCCGCGAGGGCTCGCTCATCGACATGGGCGTCGAGCACGGCATCCTGCGCAAGTCGGGTGCCTGGTACACCTACGAGGGAGACCAGCTGGGCCAGGGCAAGGAGAACGCCCGCAAGTTCCTGCTGGAGAACCCGGACGTCGCCAACGAGATCGAGAAGCGGATCAAGGACAAGCTCGGCATCGGTGCCAAGCTCGACGCCGACGAGACCGCCCCGGCGCCCGTCGAGTTCTAG
- a CDS encoding Hsp70 family protein: MNVLSVDLGTSNTVAVLSAHGRPPRVVDVDGASMMPSAVFAAEDGGLVVGRDAERRARLDPSRFEPNPKRRVDEGTLLLGDTVVPVTDALAGVLRRVADETSRQLGGKKPDEVRLTHPAQWGPVRRNVLLSAARQAGLGSNLVLVPEPVAAAAHFASFPGQTLRAGQALAVYDLGAGTFDVAIVGATQKGFAVLAEAGLPDLGGLDVDQALLEHVGRQVSHRDPASWQRLLRPLSTGDRRAQRALREDVKASKEALSRHPQTEVPLPEPFDDVLVTRVELEALIRPGMLRSVELLAATIRSTGMTPDRLVGIYLVGGSSRIPLVATLIAEQLRVVPTSLDQPETAVALGAHHVPQEGVTMRTGDMSATVETVQRTQAIVPPRSGGFAAQPPPKQPYPASGPQRVQPPPPSRPNPVQNQPMQGPPSAPTPAQQRPAAAQPFVPAPRPSSNKVWYVATAVIAVVVIGIVSIIIATSGSGGVTADCTDQGTDDKGFTKCMREVAGAVVSNNDCESGANFGGRAIATPGATSATCKLGDDYLAIYVHFDSAGVVDQNLTAALSGLDPGGDKTTKGDWSGGGMSGGYHVVEIATGAEMLLYSVKDTPIMGWIVGTSGNPGILSYFENHIKPGSNG, encoded by the coding sequence GTGAACGTCCTGTCGGTGGATCTCGGCACGTCGAACACCGTTGCCGTGCTGTCCGCACATGGCCGTCCACCGCGCGTGGTCGACGTCGACGGCGCGTCGATGATGCCGTCCGCGGTGTTCGCCGCCGAGGACGGCGGCCTGGTCGTCGGCCGCGACGCCGAGCGGCGGGCCCGGCTGGACCCGTCCCGGTTCGAGCCCAACCCCAAGCGCCGCGTCGACGAGGGCACCCTCCTGCTCGGCGACACCGTCGTCCCGGTCACCGACGCGCTCGCGGGCGTGCTGCGCCGCGTCGCCGACGAAACCTCCCGCCAACTCGGCGGCAAGAAGCCCGATGAGGTCCGGCTGACCCACCCCGCGCAGTGGGGCCCGGTTCGCCGCAATGTGCTGCTGTCGGCCGCGCGTCAGGCGGGTCTCGGGTCCAACCTGGTGCTGGTGCCCGAGCCGGTCGCCGCCGCGGCGCACTTCGCCTCCTTCCCCGGCCAGACGCTGCGCGCGGGCCAGGCGCTGGCGGTCTACGACCTCGGCGCGGGCACCTTCGACGTCGCGATCGTCGGCGCCACCCAGAAGGGCTTCGCCGTCCTGGCCGAGGCAGGCCTGCCCGACCTCGGCGGCCTCGACGTCGACCAGGCGCTGCTCGAGCACGTCGGCAGGCAGGTCTCCCACCGCGACCCGGCGAGCTGGCAGCGGCTGCTGCGCCCCTTGTCGACCGGTGACCGCCGCGCCCAGCGCGCACTGCGGGAGGATGTGAAGGCGTCCAAGGAGGCGCTGTCGCGGCACCCGCAGACCGAGGTCCCGCTGCCGGAGCCGTTCGACGACGTGCTGGTCACCAGGGTCGAGCTGGAGGCGCTGATCCGCCCCGGCATGCTGCGCAGCGTCGAGCTGCTGGCAGCCACCATCCGCTCCACCGGCATGACCCCCGACCGGCTGGTCGGGATCTACCTGGTCGGCGGGTCGAGCCGGATTCCGCTGGTGGCGACCCTGATCGCCGAGCAACTGCGGGTCGTGCCGACCAGCCTCGACCAGCCCGAGACCGCCGTCGCCCTCGGCGCGCACCACGTGCCGCAGGAAGGCGTCACCATGCGCACCGGCGACATGAGCGCCACGGTCGAGACGGTCCAGCGCACGCAGGCGATCGTGCCCCCGCGCTCCGGCGGGTTCGCTGCCCAGCCGCCGCCCAAGCAGCCTTACCCGGCGAGTGGTCCGCAGCGGGTGCAGCCCCCGCCGCCGTCGCGGCCGAACCCGGTGCAGAACCAGCCGATGCAGGGTCCGCCGTCGGCGCCGACCCCCGCGCAGCAGCGACCGGCCGCCGCCCAGCCGTTCGTGCCCGCGCCGCGGCCGTCGTCGAACAAGGTCTGGTACGTCGCCACGGCGGTGATCGCGGTGGTGGTGATCGGCATCGTCAGCATCATCATCGCCACCTCGGGGTCCGGCGGTGTCACCGCCGACTGCACCGACCAGGGCACCGACGACAAGGGCTTCACCAAGTGCATGCGTGAGGTCGCGGGCGCGGTGGTGTCGAACAACGACTGCGAGTCGGGGGCCAACTTCGGCGGGCGGGCCATCGCCACGCCCGGCGCGACCTCGGCGACGTGCAAGCTCGGCGACGACTACCTGGCGATCTACGTGCACTTCGACTCGGCGGGCGTGGTCGACCAGAACCTGACGGCCGCGCTGAGCGGGCTCGACCCCGGCGGGGACAAGACGACCAAGGGCGACTGGAGCGGCGGCGGCATGTCCGGCGGCTACCACGTGGTGGAGATCGCCACCGGCGCGGAGATGCTGCTCTACAGCGTGAAGGACACCCCGATCATGGGCTGGATCGTCGGGACGAGCGGCAACCCTGGGATCCTCAGCTACTTCGAGAACCACATCAAGCCGGGCAGCAACGGCTGA
- a CDS encoding ATP-dependent helicase produces MTENALDLFSPATRQWFAGAFVAPTDAQTGAWRAAAAGEHALVVAPTGSGKTLAAFLWALDRLAAEGPPVDAKHRCRVLYVSPLKALAVDVQRNLRAPLAGIRQAAHRLDLPEPDITVGMRTGDTPADERRAFARTPPDVLVTTPESLFLLLTSAARESLRGVRTVIVDEVHAVAGVKRGSHLALSLERLDALLDRPAQRIGLSATVRPVDEVSGFLGGGRPVTLVQPKIGKTIEVRVEVPTEDMAALVEQVNDDAADRTPASIWPKVERRVLELVRRHRSTIVFANSRRLAERMTARLNELAAEEPNEPARFPAEAIGQSGMTTMAAPVIARAHHGSMSKEQRTLVEEDLKSGRLACVVATSSLELGIDMGAVDLVVQVEAPPTVASGLQRVGRAGHQVGAVSRGVMFPKFRGDLVSCAVVAERMAQGAIEAVRYPRNPLDVLAQHIVAMVAIEPWTVTELATLVRRAAPFASLPDAALYAVLDMLAGRYPSEEFGELRPRVTWDRISGELRGRPGAQRLAVTSGGTIPDRGLFTVMTPPDERGAGSRVGELDEEMVYESRVGDTFLLGTSSWRVQDITHDRVIVTPAPGEAARMPFWKGDAPGRPLELGRALGGFVRELSSMDTQAARERAAAAGLDEWAIDNLMAYLGEQREATRHVPDDRTILVERFRDELGDWRLVVHSPFGAQVNAPWALAIGARLRERRGVDAQIAHGDDGIVIRLPDTVDDAGQEIVAGAEDVLLDPDEVEQIVVAEVSGSALFAARFRECAARSLLLPRRDPRRRTPLWQQRQRSAQLLSVAAKYEQFPVVLEAMRECLQDVYDVAGLRELMSDVRSRRVRVVDVQTQSASPFARSLLFGYVGMFLYATDVPLAERRAAALSLDSALLAELLGSEAIRELLDPDVLAEVERSLQRLDPGRHARHAEDAADLLRFLGDLSVEEAGLRGVEPDWLAELESTRRALRVRIAGDERFIAIEDAGRVRDALGTALPVGVPEVFTEPVADPLGDLLSRYARTHGPFAAAEAAARFGLGTSVVTGVLERLAGSGRLVRGELRPITGPEPPAAVEYCDAEVLRRLRRSSLARLRAEVEPVEPAALGRFLPSWHGIGRKTRSFATADDVLSIVEQLAGAPIPASALESLVLPSRLPGYSPALLDELTAAGEVTWCGTGALAGGDGWIALAPADVADLLLPDIEDAVPDTPLHTAVLSALDGGALFFRQVADRAGAILLDGGAEAPADPDIVAAVWDLVWGGLITNDTIAPLRALVSGKGAAHRPRRTAPRGRYARLRTARPAMPSRTGPPTVGGRWSLVMPREEDPTRRAHARAEAFLERHGVLTRGALDTERVTGGFSGIYKVLRAMEESGQIIRGYVVEGLGAAQFAARGAVDRLRALSRSDTPGTDPAEATVLAAADPAQPYGAALPWPEPLGEGKHRPGRKAGALVVLVDGTPALYVERGGRSLLSFTETDTALRSAAEALSRAVHDGWLGSLSVQKADGEVALTSALADVLRDAGFRATPKGLRLRA; encoded by the coding sequence ATGACCGAGAACGCGCTCGACCTGTTCTCACCCGCGACAAGGCAGTGGTTCGCGGGTGCGTTCGTCGCGCCGACCGACGCCCAGACCGGGGCGTGGCGGGCGGCGGCGGCGGGCGAACACGCACTGGTCGTGGCACCGACCGGATCGGGCAAGACGCTGGCGGCGTTCCTGTGGGCGCTCGACCGGCTCGCCGCCGAGGGCCCACCCGTCGACGCCAAGCACCGGTGCCGGGTGCTCTATGTGTCGCCGCTCAAGGCACTGGCGGTCGACGTCCAGCGCAACCTGCGCGCCCCGCTGGCGGGCATCCGGCAGGCCGCGCACCGGCTGGACCTGCCCGAGCCGGACATCACCGTCGGCATGCGGACCGGCGACACCCCGGCCGACGAGCGACGTGCCTTCGCCAGGACCCCGCCGGACGTGCTGGTCACCACGCCGGAGTCGCTGTTCCTGCTGTTGACCTCGGCGGCCAGGGAGTCGCTGCGCGGAGTGCGGACGGTGATCGTCGACGAGGTGCACGCGGTCGCCGGGGTCAAGCGCGGGTCGCACCTGGCGCTGTCGCTGGAACGGCTCGACGCCCTGCTCGACCGGCCCGCCCAGCGGATCGGGCTGTCGGCGACAGTGCGGCCGGTGGACGAGGTCAGCGGGTTCCTCGGCGGCGGGCGGCCGGTGACGCTCGTGCAGCCCAAGATCGGCAAGACCATCGAGGTGCGGGTCGAGGTGCCGACCGAGGACATGGCGGCCCTGGTCGAGCAGGTCAACGACGACGCCGCCGACCGGACCCCGGCATCGATCTGGCCGAAGGTCGAGCGGCGGGTGCTGGAGCTGGTCCGGCGACATCGGTCCACGATCGTCTTCGCCAACTCGCGGCGGCTGGCCGAGCGGATGACGGCCCGGCTCAACGAGTTGGCCGCCGAGGAGCCGAACGAGCCCGCCCGGTTCCCTGCCGAGGCGATCGGCCAGTCCGGGATGACGACGATGGCCGCCCCGGTGATCGCCCGCGCCCACCACGGGTCCATGTCGAAGGAGCAGCGGACCCTGGTCGAGGAGGACCTCAAGTCCGGGCGGCTGGCGTGCGTGGTCGCGACGTCCTCGCTGGAGCTGGGCATCGACATGGGCGCGGTCGACCTGGTGGTGCAGGTGGAGGCGCCGCCGACGGTCGCGTCCGGGCTGCAACGCGTCGGCCGCGCGGGCCACCAGGTCGGCGCGGTGTCGCGCGGGGTGATGTTCCCGAAGTTCCGCGGCGACCTGGTGTCCTGCGCGGTGGTCGCCGAGCGGATGGCCCAGGGCGCGATCGAGGCCGTGCGGTACCCGCGCAACCCGCTCGACGTGCTGGCCCAGCACATCGTGGCGATGGTGGCGATCGAGCCGTGGACGGTGACCGAGCTGGCCACCCTGGTCCGGCGCGCGGCCCCGTTCGCCTCGCTGCCCGACGCCGCCCTCTACGCCGTGCTCGACATGCTGGCCGGGCGTTATCCGAGCGAGGAGTTCGGCGAGCTGCGGCCCCGGGTCACCTGGGACCGGATCAGCGGCGAGCTGCGCGGTCGGCCGGGGGCGCAGCGGCTCGCGGTCACCTCGGGCGGCACGATCCCCGACCGCGGCCTGTTCACCGTGATGACCCCGCCAGACGAACGCGGCGCGGGCTCGCGGGTCGGCGAACTGGACGAGGAGATGGTCTACGAGTCGCGGGTGGGCGACACGTTCCTGCTGGGCACGTCGTCATGGCGGGTCCAGGACATCACCCACGACCGAGTGATCGTCACGCCCGCGCCGGGTGAGGCCGCCCGGATGCCGTTCTGGAAGGGCGACGCGCCGGGGCGCCCGCTGGAGTTGGGCCGGGCGCTGGGCGGCTTCGTCCGCGAGTTGTCCAGTATGGACACTCAGGCGGCGCGCGAGCGGGCTGCGGCGGCGGGCCTGGACGAATGGGCGATCGACAACCTGATGGCCTACCTGGGCGAACAGCGCGAGGCAACGAGACATGTGCCCGACGACCGCACCATCCTGGTCGAGCGCTTCCGCGACGAGCTGGGCGACTGGCGGCTGGTGGTGCACTCGCCGTTCGGCGCCCAGGTGAACGCGCCGTGGGCGCTGGCGATCGGGGCCCGGCTGCGGGAGCGGCGCGGGGTCGATGCCCAGATCGCCCACGGCGACGACGGCATCGTCATCCGGCTGCCCGACACGGTGGACGACGCCGGGCAGGAGATCGTCGCGGGCGCTGAGGACGTGCTGCTCGACCCGGATGAGGTCGAACAGATCGTGGTGGCCGAGGTGAGCGGCTCGGCGCTGTTCGCCGCCCGGTTCCGCGAGTGCGCGGCACGGTCGCTGCTGCTGCCCCGGCGTGATCCGCGCAGGCGCACGCCGCTGTGGCAGCAACGGCAGCGATCGGCGCAGCTGCTGTCCGTCGCGGCGAAGTACGAGCAGTTCCCGGTCGTGCTGGAGGCCATGCGCGAGTGCCTGCAGGACGTCTACGACGTGGCCGGACTGCGAGAGCTGATGTCCGACGTGCGGTCGCGGCGGGTGCGGGTGGTCGATGTGCAGACCCAGTCCGCGTCGCCGTTCGCCCGCAGCCTGCTCTTCGGCTACGTCGGGATGTTCCTCTACGCCACCGATGTCCCGCTGGCCGAACGGCGGGCGGCCGCCCTGTCGCTCGACAGTGCCCTGCTGGCCGAGTTGCTGGGCTCCGAGGCGATCCGCGAACTGCTCGACCCGGACGTGCTCGCCGAGGTCGAGCGGTCGCTGCAGCGGCTCGACCCGGGCAGACACGCCCGCCACGCCGAGGACGCAGCCGACCTACTGCGATTCCTCGGCGACCTGTCCGTCGAGGAAGCGGGCCTGCGCGGCGTCGAGCCGGACTGGCTCGCCGAGCTTGAGTCCACCCGGCGGGCGCTGCGGGTGCGCATCGCGGGCGACGAGCGGTTCATCGCCATCGAGGACGCGGGCCGCGTGCGCGACGCCCTGGGCACGGCGTTGCCGGTCGGGGTGCCGGAGGTGTTCACCGAGCCGGTCGCCGACCCGCTGGGCGACTTGCTGTCCCGCTACGCGCGCACCCACGGCCCGTTCGCCGCGGCCGAGGCGGCGGCGCGGTTCGGCCTGGGCACGTCGGTGGTCACCGGGGTGCTGGAACGCCTCGCGGGCAGCGGCAGGCTGGTCCGCGGCGAACTGCGTCCGATCACCGGCCCGGAGCCACCCGCCGCCGTCGAGTACTGCGACGCCGAGGTGCTGCGACGGCTGCGCCGGTCGTCGCTGGCCAGGCTGCGCGCCGAGGTCGAGCCGGTCGAGCCCGCCGCGCTGGGCCGGTTCCTGCCGAGCTGGCACGGGATCGGCCGCAAGACCCGTTCGTTCGCGACGGCCGACGACGTTCTGTCCATTGTGGAGCAACTGGCGGGTGCGCCGATCCCGGCCAGCGCCCTGGAGTCCTTGGTCCTGCCGTCGCGACTGCCCGGCTACTCCCCCGCCCTGCTGGACGAACTGACAGCGGCGGGCGAGGTCACCTGGTGCGGCACGGGCGCGCTGGCCGGTGGCGACGGCTGGATCGCGCTCGCCCCGGCCGATGTCGCCGATCTGCTGCTGCCCGACATCGAGGACGCGGTGCCGGACACCCCGCTGCACACCGCCGTATTGTCCGCTTTGGACGGTGGAGCGCTGTTCTTCCGCCAGGTCGCCGACCGCGCGGGCGCCATCCTGCTCGACGGCGGCGCCGAGGCCCCCGCCGACCCGGACATCGTCGCCGCCGTGTGGGACCTGGTGTGGGGCGGCTTGATCACCAACGACACCATCGCCCCGCTGCGCGCCCTGGTCTCCGGCAAGGGCGCCGCTCACCGCCCCCGCCGAACCGCGCCCCGCGGCCGCTACGCCCGCCTGCGCACCGCGCGACCCGCCATGCCCAGCCGCACCGGCCCGCCCACGGTCGGCGGCCGGTGGTCGCTGGTCATGCCCCGCGAGGAAGACCCGACCCGCCGCGCCCACGCCCGCGCCGAGGCCTTCCTCGAACGCCACGGCGTCCTGACCCGCGGGGCGTTGGACACCGAGCGGGTCACCGGCGGATTCAGCGGCATCTACAAAGTCCTGCGCGCCATGGAAGAGTCAGGCCAGATCATCCGCGGCTACGTCGTCGAGGGCCTCGGCGCCGCCCAGTTCGCCGCCCGCGGCGCCGTCGACCGCCTCCGCGCACTGTCCCGTTCGGACACCCCAGGAACCGACCCAGCCGAGGCGACGGTCCTCGCCGCCGCCGACCCGGCCCAGCCCTACGGCGCGGCACTCCCCTGGCCGGAACCGTTGGGAGAAGGGAAACATCGCCCCGGCCGCAAAGCAGGCGCCTTGGTCGTCCTGGTCGACGGCACCCCAGCCCTGTACGTCGAACGCGGCGGCCGGTCCCTGCTGTCGTTCACCGAGACCGACACCGCCCTGCGGTCCGCCGCCGAAGCCCTGTCCCGAGCCGTCCACGACGGCTGGCTGGGCTCCCTCTCAGTCCAGAAAGCCGACGGCGAGGTCGCACTCACCTCGGCGCTGGCAGATGTCCTGCGGGATGCGGGATTCCGCGCCACACCGAAGGGATTGCGCTTGAGAGCATGA
- a CDS encoding DUF3046 domain-containing protein: protein MRITAFRTRLADEFGPSLADTIAHDHVFSALGDRTVDQALDAGLSTKEIWQAVCEAFEVPVERR from the coding sequence ATGCGCATCACCGCTTTTCGCACCCGGCTCGCCGACGAGTTCGGCCCGTCGCTGGCCGACACCATCGCCCACGACCACGTCTTCAGCGCGCTCGGCGACCGCACGGTCGACCAGGCGCTGGACGCCGGGCTGTCCACCAAGGAGATCTGGCAGGCGGTGTGCGAGGCCTTCGAGGTGCCGGTCGAACGACGCTGA
- a CDS encoding regulatory protein RecX → MSERKYARRTREEPPPGESRPLDDPAAKAREICYQLLTARARTRQELEEALRRKEIPEDVAQAVLGKFAAIGLIDDTAFAESWVRSRHTHQGLGRRALATELRRKGVADELVAEAVDAVDSEAEEERARQLVRKKLRAMGGLEEQAKIRRLVGMLARKGYAEGLAFRVVRDELRAAGDDGDMIDGGLFG, encoded by the coding sequence GTGTCGGAACGCAAGTACGCGCGTAGGACCCGGGAGGAACCGCCTCCCGGGGAATCGCGCCCCCTCGACGACCCGGCGGCCAAGGCGCGGGAGATCTGCTACCAGCTGCTGACGGCACGCGCGCGCACCCGCCAGGAGCTTGAGGAAGCCTTGCGCCGCAAGGAGATCCCCGAGGATGTCGCCCAGGCAGTGCTCGGCAAGTTCGCCGCCATCGGCCTGATCGATGACACGGCGTTCGCCGAGAGCTGGGTGCGCTCCCGCCACACCCACCAGGGCTTGGGCAGGCGTGCGCTGGCAACCGAGCTGCGGCGCAAGGGTGTCGCCGACGAACTGGTCGCCGAGGCCGTGGACGCGGTGGACAGCGAGGCCGAGGAGGAGCGGGCGCGTCAGCTCGTGCGCAAGAAGCTGCGGGCGATGGGCGGTCTGGAGGAGCAGGCCAAGATCCGCAGGCTGGTCGGGATGCTTGCGCGCAAGGGGTACGCCGAAGGGCTGGCGTTTCGGGTGGTCCGCGACGAATTGCGGGCGGCGGGCGACGACGGGGACATGATCGACGGCGGCCTGTTCGGGTGA